The nucleotide sequence CTGGCGCGCTACCCAGCGCTACGGTCGTGCGGTCGGGCTTAGAGTTTGCGTGGCGGCCGGGTTGGCGGTCGGCGTCGGGGTGCTGTCCGCCGGCAGCCCCCTGGACTGGGTCAACGCGGCGACGCTGACCGCCGGCGGCGCCTTGATGTTGATAGTGTGGGGCTACGCGGCCCACGCCTATGCCATGCAAAGCGAGCGCAATCAGCTGCGTCACACGGTGTCGCGCCAGCGCGTTAACGCGCGTACCCAGCGTTTCTTGGACCTGGAAACCGGGCTGTCGAATCGCCGCGGCGTGACCCACGAGCTGTCTAAATTACAGGCCCGACGCGCACGTCATAATATGCCGTATGCGGCGCTGTTGGTGCGAGTGGGGGACGTCGATCCGTGCACCATGGCACAGGTGTTGGCGGCGCAGTCGCGTGGCTACGACACGGTTGGACGGGTCGGTTCTCAGGACTATGTGTGGGTGATTACGAACTTAGAGCCGGGCATGCCGGAACGCTTGATCAAGCGTTTGAATTTGGCGTTGGGGTCGGGTGCTATGGAAATCGGCTTGGCCGAAGCCGGCGACACCCTGGATGCGGACGCGCTGCTGACGCAAGCGCTGGACAACCTGGGCGAAGTTAGCGCCGCGTAACGCTATAGCGCCAGCACGTCCTCGGCCTGAAAGCCCTTGTCGGTTTCCAAGATTGCGTACTCGACCATTTGACCGTCTTGAAGGCTGCGGTGCCCATCGCCGCGAATGTTGCGGTAGTGAACAAAGACGTCCGCACCGTCGAATCGCTTAATGAATCCGAACCCTTTGGCGTCGTTGAACCATTTAACTGTGCCTGTCTCGCGCATGCTCATCGGTACCTCCTAGCAACTCGGTGTTGCTGACCACAACATCACCTTAGGCGCTGTGACGGCTAAGGCGATGCGGGATGTACCGGCAAATCTCTAGAGTGTGTTGAGCTTCACAATCTGTGTCTCGAGCCGTTCAAGAGTTGCCTCGGCATCGGCCAGTTTTGCGCGTTCTTTGTCGACCACCTCGGCCGGCGCTTTGTCGACAAACCCGGCATTGCCGAGCTTGCCGGCGGTGCGTTTGATATCCCCACGAAGGCGATCGGCCTCTTTGGTTAGGCGCGCAATTTCGGCGCCGGCGTCAATCAGCCCAGCCATTGGCACCAGCACTTCCATGTCGCCGACCACGCCCATCGAGGCCACCGGGGCCTCGTCATCGTCCAACCAGCGCAGGTTGTCGACGCCAGCCAGGCGTTTGAGCAAGCCATCGCAGGTCGCCGACAAAGCACGGTCGCTGTCGTGGCCGGCGTTCAAAATAACGTCTAGCTTTTTCGAGGGCGGAATATTCATTTCGCCGCGCACGGTACGTACCGCGACCACGGTGTCTTTCAGCCAGGCGATCGCGGTGTCCGCTTCGGCATCGATTTTGTCGGCCTCGGGCGCCGGGTAGGGCGCCTGGGAGATGCTGGCGCCGCCTAAATTGACGCGCGGGGCCACGGTCTGCCAGATCTCTTCGGTGATGAACGGCATGATCGGGTGGGCCAATCGCAGCGCCGCTTCCAATACCGTCACTAGGGTGCGGCGGGTGGCCGCTTTGGTGGCCTCGTCGGCGTCGCCTTGGAGCACGGCCTTGGCCAATTCCAGGTACCAATCGCAGTACTGGTGCCAAATAAATTCGTACAGCGTTTGCGCGGCCCGATCGATACGCAGGTCAGCGAACGAGCGGTGCACTTCAGCTTCGGCGGCCTGCAGTTGGCTGACAATCCAGCGATCCGCCAAGCCCGGCGTCAGGCCGTCGGTGACGGTCAGGTCATGGCCTTCCACGTTCATCAGCACGAAGCGTGCGGCATTCCACAGCTTGTTACAGAAATTACGGTAGCCGGCGACCCGTTCCAGGTTGAAGTTGATATCGCGCCCAGTCGTGGCCATGGCCGCAAAGGTAAAGCGCAGGGCATCAGTGCCAAAAGCATCGATGCCGTCTGGGAATTCTTTGCGGGTGGCTTTTTCGATGCGCTTGGCCAGTTGCGGCTGCATCATGTTGCCGGTCCGTTTGCTGACCAGTGTTTCCAAGTCGATGCCGTCGATGACGTCGATCGGGTCCAATACGTTGCCCTTGGACTTGGACATCTTTTTGCCCTCGCCGTCGCGCACCAAACCGTGCACGTAGACCTTTTTGAAGGGCACTTCGCCGCGGAATTTCAGCGTCATCATGATCATCCGGGCGACCCAGAAAAAGATGATGTCAAAGCCGGTGACCAGCACGTCCGTGGGGTGGAATTTGGCCAGTTCCGGGGTTTCGTCCGGCCAGCCTAGGGTTGAAAACGTCCACAATGCCGACGAAAACCAGGTGTCCAAAACGTCATTGTCTTGGGTCAGCTCAATGTCGCCAAGGTTGTTATTGGCGCGCACTTCGGCTTCGTCGCGGCCAACGTAGACACGGCCTTGGTCGTCATACCAGGCCGGAATGCGGTGGCCCCACCATAGCTGGCGGCTGATGCACCAATCCTGCAAATCACGCATCCAGGCAAAGTAGGTGTTCTCCCACTGTTTCGGCACGAATTCGATGTCGCCGTTTTCAACCGCTTCGATCGCCGGCTTTGCCAGTTCTTTGACTGCGACGTACCACTGATCGGTCAGGTAGGGTTCCAAGATCGCACCGGAACGGTCGCCACGCGGCACCGGCAGTCGGTGGTCTTTGACCTCGACCAACAGCCCCAGCGCATCCAGGTCCTTGACGATCTGTTTGCGTGCATCGAAGCGGTCCATGCCTCGGTAGGCCTCGGGCGCGTCATCGGTAATGGTCGCGGTGCGCGTCAATATGTTGATCAAGGCCAGGTCGTGGCGCTTGCCCATTTCGTAGTCATTGAAATCGTGGGCCGGGGTAATTTTGACGCACCCGGTGCCGAATTCAGGGTCGACGTAGTCGTCGGCAATGATCGGAATTTCGCGGCCAACCAGCGGCAAGGTAATGGTTTTGCCGATGAAGCCGGCGTAGCGCGGGTCTTCGGGGTGCACGGCCACGGCCGAATCGCCCAGCATGGTTTCCGGACGCGTGGTGGCGACTACCAACGAGCCGGAGCCGTCGGACAGCGGGTAGCGCAGCGACCAGATGTGGCCGTTTTCTTCTTCGTTCTCAACTTCCAGGTCACTGACCGCAGTTTTTAACACCGGGTCCCAGTTAACCAGCCGCTTGCCCCGGTAAATCAGACCTTCGCTGTGCAGCTGGATAAAGACTTCCTGGACCGCGCGTGACAAATCGTCGTCCATTGTGAAGCGCTCGCGGCTCCAGTCGACCGATGAGCCTAAACGGCGCAGCTGGCCGGTGATGTTGCCGCCGGATTCAGTTTTCCACTCCCAGACTTTGCCGATAAAGGCATCACGTCCCAAGTCCTGGCGTTTGACGCCCTCGGCCTCAAGTTTGCGTTCGACCAACATTTGGGTCGCAATGCCGGCGTGATCGGTGCCGACCTGCCACAGCGTGTCGTGCCCTTTCATGCGGTGATAACGCACCAACGAATCCATGATGGTGTTGTTGAACGCGTGGCCCATGTGCAGGCTGCCGGTGACGTTGGGCGGCGGAATCATGATGCAGTAGGGGTCACCCGACCCCGAGGGTTTGAAACACCCCTGGGCTTCCCATTGGGCGTAACGGTCTTTCTCGATTTGGGCGGGGTCGAATGCCTTGTCCATGCAGTTTTGGGTCTCAGATGTTGTCAGTTTCGAAGCGTTTAAGCGGATGGCCACGGTCGTTGTAGTGGCGCCAGCGGTCACGTGCGTTGTCCAGTAGTGTAGCGGCACCGGGCACCACTTCACAGAGATGCGCGAAGCGCGCGTGCGGCTCAGGGATTTGCGCGGTCAGGTTGATCAGCACGTCGTGATGCCCAGCCCAATCGGTGCCCGCACAAATATCGATCCCGCACTCGGGGTCGTTGTCATCAATTCGGTGCGGCAAAAAGCCGTCCGCCGGGTACGCCCACATCAGCTCGTTTAATTGGGTTTGGTGGTCCACGTCCGGCGTCCAATACAGCAGCCGATGGCCCTTGCGGCGCAGCATCCGGCCCAGTCGCACACTAAATTTAGCCGCGTCGAGCCACTCCGGCTCGGCGCAGATGTAAAAGCGAACGTTGGTCACTGGGCGCGACTTTGCAGCCAGTTAACCAGCATCGGCACCGGGCGTCCGCTGGCGCCTTTATTTTTGCCGCTGACCCACGCGGTGCCGGCAATGTCCAGGTGCGCCCAGGGCGTGTCACCGACAAAGCGGTTCAAAAAGCAGGCCGCGGTAATGGTGCCGGCGTCGCGGCCACCAATGTTGGCCATGTCGGCAAAGTTGGAGTCCAGTTGTTTGTCGTATTCATCGCTGATCGGTAGGCGCCATGCGCCGTCCATAGCGTCTTTGCCAGCCGCCAATAGGGCATCGGCCAAGTCGTCGTTGTTCGACAGCAACCCGGTGTTGTGGTGGCCCAGGGCGATAATGCAGGCGCCGGTCAGGGTTGCCATGTCGACGATACAGGCAGGATTGTCTTGCTTGACGTAGCTAAGTGCGTCGCACAACACCAAGCGGCCTTCGGCGTCGGTGTTCAGAATTTCGATGGTTTGGCCGGACATGCTGGTGACGATGTCGCCAGGTTTGGTGGCGTTGCCGGCGGGCATGTTTTCAGCGCAAGCAATGACCGCAACAATGTTGAGCGGCAAGTCCAGCGCGATCACCGCCTGCATCGCGCCCAGCACCGTGGCCGCCCCGCACATGTCATACTTCATTTCGTCCATGGCGGCGCCCGGTTTCAACGAAATACCGCCGGTGTCAAAGGTGATGCCCTTGCCAACCAGCGCGATCGGCGCTTGGTCGCCGCCGTTGTTAAAGCGCATGACCGCCAGTTTGGATTCTTCGACGCTGCCGGTGCCGACGCTGAGTAGGCTGCCCATGCCCAAGGTCGCCATGGCGTCCTCGCCCAATATTTCGACGCTTAGGTTGTCATGGTTCAAATGGCGGGCTTGGTCGGCCAGGTAGCTGGGGGTGCAGGTGTTGCCGGGCAAATTGCCCAGCTCGCGGGTCAGGTTGGCACCCTGGCCGATGACAAAGCCGTGGCGTGCGCTGTCCAGGTCCGTCGCCAGCTCGACCCGGGCCAGGATGCTGGCGGCGGGCAGCTCTTTGGTGCCGAAGGTCTCGGTGTATTGGTACTGGGCCAGCGCAATGTGCAGTCCCAGCTGGCGCGCGAAGATTGCGTTGAGGGCGTCGTGCGGCGCCACGGTGGCGTGGGCGACACCTTTTTTGGTGGCGGCGTCGGCGATCGCCTTGGCGGCTTTGTCCAAACCCTTGGCGTCGAGTTTGTCAGCGTCACCCAGGCCAACCAGCAAGCAGCGTTGGGCCTGCATGCCGCCGGGAGCGGCCACGGTCAGTGCGTCGCCGGCCTTGCCGGTGAAGTCGCCGCTGGCTTGGATGCGAGCGAACCATTCGCTGGCGATTGGCGCGGCTTGGTCGGTGTGGAGCGCCAACACCATCAAATCGGTGGCGTGATCGGTCAAGGACTGGGGGGCTAGGTCAAACTGCATGGGGACTCCAAAACGGGTTTTCGGTATGGTAGCGACTTTTAACATAGGTGTGTCTGCCGTTGAGCATACTCAGTCGCTACCTAGGACGGGAAGTCCTATCGGGTGCCATGGCATCGGCGCTGGTGTTGACCTTTTTGGGTCTGACCGGGCGTTTGGTGGTGTACCTGAATGAAGCGGCCCAGGGCCTGCTGGCCCCGGACCTGGTGTTGGTTGCGATACTGGGGCGTATCCCCGGTGCCCTGCAAATCGTGTTTCCCCTCGCATTTTTCCTTGGCGTTTTATTGGCGCTTGGCCGTTTGTACGCCGATCAGGAAGCCAGTGCGCTGCGTGCCAGCGGGGCCGGGATTGGGTTTTTGGCCCGTGCGCTGTGGTTGCCGACCCTGGGCATGAGCCTCACGGTTGCGGCGTTGGCACTGTATTGGGCGCCGGCGACCGCCGGTTGGGTGTCCCAGCGTTTGTCCGAGGCCGAATCAGTGGCGACGTTAAATGGCTTGGCGCCACAGCGGTTTCAGTCGATAGGCGGCGATGCGATTTTTTTCGCCGGGGATTCGTCGGCCGAGTCGAATCAGCTGTTGGACGTGTTTATCCACCAAAACCAAGCGACGCCGTCGGTGATCCGCGCCGAGCGCGCCTGGCAACGCCTGGATAATCAATCCGGCCAACGCTATTTGGTGCTGGAAAACGGTCAGCGCTGGACTGGGTTGCCGGGTCAGGCTGAGTGGTCGGCGCTCGAATTTGATGAGTACCTGGTGCGGCTGGATGTCGCCCAAACCCAAGCCAAGCCGCCGCGGCTGCAAGCCCGAGCCAGCGCCGAGTTGCAGGCCGGTAATGCCAAAGAGCAGGCCCAGTATCATTGGCGTTTGGCGTTGGTGTTGATGGTCCCGCTGGCGCTTGCGCTGGGGTTGGCGATCGGCCCAATCGCGCCGCGGGCCGGGCGCTGGTCCAAGTTTTTGCCCGGGGTGGTGGTGTTTATTTGTTACTACGGGTTTGTCAATTTTGCCCAGTCCAAGCAAGCGGATGGGGATTGGCCGATGTTCATCGCATTGTGGCCGGTGCACCTGATTATGCTGGCGGTGATCGCTGGGTTGATGGCGCGTAATCGCGCCCGGGGTCATGCATGAAATTAGCGCGCTATTTGATGCTGCGCGTCAGCGCCGCCACGCTGGTGTGTGCGGTGGTGTTGCTGGGCCTGGGCTTTACCTTCGAGGTCATCGACGAGGTCGGCAACGCTTCGCCCGGGTATGGGTTTGGTCAGGCCGTTTGGTTTGCGGTGTTGTCGATCCCGGCGGCGTTCGTGCGTGACTTGCCGCTGATTGGCCTGTTAGGGGCCTTGACAGGGCTGGGCAGTTTGGCCGGCACCAGCGA is from Litorivicinus lipolyticus and encodes:
- a CDS encoding GGDEF domain-containing protein, with product MAQGRRSSALAVRTLQSWIALSALGAGLSLAGMAGAYGSNRNLAIAWVMAGWSLHTLRLAYVWWVPNTPERLWTLTTLALAWAAVLAALTPQGGWLLLAALTPYVWRATQRYGRAVGLRVCVAAGLAVGVGVLSAGSPLDWVNAATLTAGGALMLIVWGYAAHAYAMQSERNQLRHTVSRQRVNARTQRFLDLETGLSNRRGVTHELSKLQARRARHNMPYAALLVRVGDVDPCTMAQVLAAQSRGYDTVGRVGSQDYVWVITNLEPGMPERLIKRLNLALGSGAMEIGLAEAGDTLDADALLTQALDNLGEVSAA
- a CDS encoding cold-shock protein — its product is MSMRETGTVKWFNDAKGFGFIKRFDGADVFVHYRNIRGDGHRSLQDGQMVEYAILETDKGFQAEDVLAL
- a CDS encoding valine--tRNA ligase, with the protein product MDKAFDPAQIEKDRYAQWEAQGCFKPSGSGDPYCIMIPPPNVTGSLHMGHAFNNTIMDSLVRYHRMKGHDTLWQVGTDHAGIATQMLVERKLEAEGVKRQDLGRDAFIGKVWEWKTESGGNITGQLRRLGSSVDWSRERFTMDDDLSRAVQEVFIQLHSEGLIYRGKRLVNWDPVLKTAVSDLEVENEEENGHIWSLRYPLSDGSGSLVVATTRPETMLGDSAVAVHPEDPRYAGFIGKTITLPLVGREIPIIADDYVDPEFGTGCVKITPAHDFNDYEMGKRHDLALINILTRTATITDDAPEAYRGMDRFDARKQIVKDLDALGLLVEVKDHRLPVPRGDRSGAILEPYLTDQWYVAVKELAKPAIEAVENGDIEFVPKQWENTYFAWMRDLQDWCISRQLWWGHRIPAWYDDQGRVYVGRDEAEVRANNNLGDIELTQDNDVLDTWFSSALWTFSTLGWPDETPELAKFHPTDVLVTGFDIIFFWVARMIMMTLKFRGEVPFKKVYVHGLVRDGEGKKMSKSKGNVLDPIDVIDGIDLETLVSKRTGNMMQPQLAKRIEKATRKEFPDGIDAFGTDALRFTFAAMATTGRDINFNLERVAGYRNFCNKLWNAARFVLMNVEGHDLTVTDGLTPGLADRWIVSQLQAAEAEVHRSFADLRIDRAAQTLYEFIWHQYCDWYLELAKAVLQGDADEATKAATRRTLVTVLEAALRLAHPIMPFITEEIWQTVAPRVNLGGASISQAPYPAPEADKIDAEADTAIAWLKDTVVAVRTVRGEMNIPPSKKLDVILNAGHDSDRALSATCDGLLKRLAGVDNLRWLDDDEAPVASMGVVGDMEVLVPMAGLIDAGAEIARLTKEADRLRGDIKRTAGKLGNAGFVDKAPAEVVDKERAKLADAEATLERLETQIVKLNTL
- a CDS encoding DNA polymerase III subunit chi, translating into MTNVRFYICAEPEWLDAAKFSVRLGRMLRRKGHRLLYWTPDVDHQTQLNELMWAYPADGFLPHRIDDNDPECGIDICAGTDWAGHHDVLINLTAQIPEPHARFAHLCEVVPGAATLLDNARDRWRHYNDRGHPLKRFETDNI
- a CDS encoding leucyl aminopeptidase — translated: MQFDLAPQSLTDHATDLMVLALHTDQAAPIASEWFARIQASGDFTGKAGDALTVAAPGGMQAQRCLLVGLGDADKLDAKGLDKAAKAIADAATKKGVAHATVAPHDALNAIFARQLGLHIALAQYQYTETFGTKELPAASILARVELATDLDSARHGFVIGQGANLTRELGNLPGNTCTPSYLADQARHLNHDNLSVEILGEDAMATLGMGSLLSVGTGSVEESKLAVMRFNNGGDQAPIALVGKGITFDTGGISLKPGAAMDEMKYDMCGAATVLGAMQAVIALDLPLNIVAVIACAENMPAGNATKPGDIVTSMSGQTIEILNTDAEGRLVLCDALSYVKQDNPACIVDMATLTGACIIALGHHNTGLLSNNDDLADALLAAGKDAMDGAWRLPISDEYDKQLDSNFADMANIGGRDAGTITAACFLNRFVGDTPWAHLDIAGTAWVSGKNKGASGRPVPMLVNWLQSRAQ
- the lptF gene encoding LPS export ABC transporter permease LptF, yielding MSILSRYLGREVLSGAMASALVLTFLGLTGRLVVYLNEAAQGLLAPDLVLVAILGRIPGALQIVFPLAFFLGVLLALGRLYADQEASALRASGAGIGFLARALWLPTLGMSLTVAALALYWAPATAGWVSQRLSEAESVATLNGLAPQRFQSIGGDAIFFAGDSSAESNQLLDVFIHQNQATPSVIRAERAWQRLDNQSGQRYLVLENGQRWTGLPGQAEWSALEFDEYLVRLDVAQTQAKPPRLQARASAELQAGNAKEQAQYHWRLALVLMVPLALALGLAIGPIAPRAGRWSKFLPGVVVFICYYGFVNFAQSKQADGDWPMFIALWPVHLIMLAVIAGLMARNRARGHA